CACCGGCGGCAAGATCGCGGGCGCAGGGGGCGGTGGCTTCCTGCTGCTGCACGTGCCGAGGCAGCGCCAGGACGCCGTCCGGAACGCATTGAGCGGCTTCAGGGAGTTCCCCTGGCTCATCGAGCAGGACGGCAGCAAGGCGATCTTCAATCTGCGGAGATATTCCGCCAGGTAGGGCGTTTGCCGGCCGACGTTGATCGAAGTGGTGCCCGATGCTACAGCACTATGTGAACAGCTATGTGGAAGGCCTGAAGGCCGCCCTCGGCGAGATCGATGGAGCGGCGTTTGAACGCGCGGCTGCCCTGCTCCTCGAGGCGCGTACCCGCGAACGGCAGGTGTTCATCATCGGGAACGGCGGTAGCGCTGCAGCCGCGTCTCACATGGCATGCGACCTGGCCAAGGGGACGGTCGACCATCGCACGCCTGGATTCCGTCGCTTTCGGGTCATCAGTCTCACCGACAACATGGCCCTTGCGACGGCGATAGGCAACGACCTGTCCTTCGACGACGTCTTCGTGGAGCAACTTCGCGGTCTCGGCAACCAGGGCGACCTGCTGTTCGTGATCTCGGCATCCGGTAACTCGCCGAACCTGTTGCGCGCCATCGAATGGGCGAAGAGCGCGGGCGTGACGACGATTGGCCTGCTCGGCTTCGGCGGCGGGAAGGCGCGCGAGCTCGTGGATCTTGCGCTCGTGGTCTCGAGCCGGAACTATGGCATTGCCGAGGACTTCCATCTGACGGCCCAGCACGTGCTGACCCAGTATCTGCGTCGAGCGCTGGCAGGACCTGCCCAGCCAGTGCTCTTTCTCGACCGAGACGGCGTGATCAATGTGCGCCCGGCCGCGCACGAGTACGTCCTGGCCTGGGACGACTTCCGCTTTCTGGACGGCGCCCTCGAGGCACTTCGTGGAGTCGCCAGTCTGGGATACCGGATGCTCGTCATCACCAATCAGCAGGGGGTGGGCAAGGGCTTGATCTCGCCGACGACGCTTGCCGAGATCCACGGGAGTATGGTGCAGGCGCTGGGACGGGGCGGGGTACCGATTGACGGGGTGTTCTGCTGTCCTCACCTCGAGACTGAGGACTGTGCCTGTCGCAAGCCTCGGCCGGGCCTGATCCACCAGGCGATTACGGAGGTCGGGTATCTCGTCGACACCGGCCGGTCGTATTTTTTGGGCGACTCGGCGTCGGATGTCGTCGCTGGCGCAGCCGCCGGTCTCCGGACCATATACTTCGCATCGAA
Above is a genomic segment from Acidobacteriota bacterium containing:
- a CDS encoding HAD-IIIA family hydrolase, translating into MEGLKAALGEIDGAAFERAAALLLEARTRERQVFIIGNGGSAAAASHMACDLAKGTVDHRTPGFRRFRVISLTDNMALATAIGNDLSFDDVFVEQLRGLGNQGDLLFVISASGNSPNLLRAIEWAKSAGVTTIGLLGFGGGKARELVDLALVVSSRNYGIAEDFHLTAQHVLTQYLRRALAGPAQPVLFLDRDGVINVRPAAHEYVLAWDDFRFLDGALEALRGVASLGYRMLVITNQQGVGKGLISPTTLAEIHGSMVQALGRGGVPIDGVFCCPHLETEDCACRKPRPGLIHQAITEVGYLVDTGRSYFLGDSASDVVAGAAAGLRTIYFASNGTPPTAVQPSHVVSSLAEVVPLLAAAHTKT